The following DNA comes from Xiphias gladius isolate SHS-SW01 ecotype Sanya breed wild chromosome 10, ASM1685928v1, whole genome shotgun sequence.
ACGCGCAGCCTATCCAGCTGTAGTGCAGGTGGCCAGATGCGGCCAGTTTTATATGGGTCTCTGCACAGGCACAAGTACTAGCAAACCTTGGAACTTGATTGTAACGACGAGGCTGCAGGAATTAATTTTAAACTTCCCCCTAAAATCGATGATGGTGTGGATAGGGACCTCTTACCTCCGGCTCCATTCTTAAAATACAGACATGAGGTTGGAATCGgttctcatctcactctcagaaagaaagcgaatttcccaaaatgttgaactattccatTAAAGCGTAGTATTTACTAtagggctcttttttttttaccagttacATAATTCCTCACTCTTTGGAGGTTAAAGTAAAGAACAACTTACAGAACCTGAAATTGGACTAAATGCTTAAAATTTACCCAGAATAACCCAGGGTTAATTTGCAAAATCTGTATTCAGAGAAGTGGCATTATATTTAACAGGTATCGGAGTAATTGTTTACTTTTGACTTCCTGTGTACCAGCATGACTGCTAGACGTTGCTTCCAGCTCTGTACACATCCCTCCTCAGCCCCTGGTCACAGTCTCTGGTTACAGCCGGTATCTGCAATGCAGATGGAGGAGGGGAGCTGCTCTTGTGAAATTAGCTCTATCAGGGCTGAAGCGCGCTGTGCACGCTGTAATATGGTTCggtaaaaatgtcagtttcactGGAAGGATGAGGACGTGAGCTGGAACAATCCTTGTTCTCTTAAAGGTtttgtgtatacgtgtgtgtgtgtgtgtgtgtgtgtgtgtgtgtgtgtgtgtgtgtgtaactgtgggGTTTGTCTATGCACTTCTACTGTGTGCGAGGGtggaagggagggggggggacacccatctcattttatttctacttcTGACACAAGCACATTCCTAAGTGGGTAATTTATTTGCGAGTTTTCACCTGCTGTGCTGTACCTTCTCTTGTACTGCTTCCTGTTGTGAGTGCAAAGCTCCTGCACTTTGTATTGGAGTCTTATATAAGATTAATCTTTAATTCAGGTTTCCAAAAACTCTtaagaaatttatttttaatttttatttttatcaatttaCTTAAGAGAGTCCCACCCccactcaaaaaaaacaaaaacaaaaaaacaagcacagtgTCACAATATTGTCATACACTGAGTGTAAACAAACTATTGGACTGATAAGCACCTGCTGATTGAAGCGAGGTCAGCTACTCCGGACCATGGTACACTCACTGCCTTCCTGCCAGCTCTATACATTTTCATAGCCTACATAACCCGCATGCTTTTAGATCCTTACGAGGGAAGAGCGCCAAGTTGGCACCGGCAGCACTAAGTAATCACTGCACCCGGCTGCATCGACTTTTCTTGCAAAATATTACATCATGGGCCAAGGAAAACACAGGTGAGGCAAAGAAATGGATGTCTAGGGCGCATATTGTTTTGAGTGTTGGAAGTTATGAAAACCATGTATGACCGACTTCAACGATCAATAGAAATTTTAGTTGTCACTGTTTGCATAGCTGCAGTTACATTTAAAGCCACCATCTGAAGAATTTTCATgtgtttataacattttttttcaattactctgagagtatgttttattttgtggaaaaaatatataaaaaaaaaaaactggtgggCTTATCTGTTGATTTCAACCCATTCATCTCAGTAATCCCAGATTGGATCTGTGGGGGATTTTGGCAAGCATTTCTGTCTGCCACAGTGTCCTTTTAGAGGCTACCACTGGAGGGCACTAAAGTCTACAATTTTCCAATTCTATacatagtggctttaaagctgcacttgtcaagatttttatatcaacaatcaATTAAATGACAAcctgtaatgtgaaaagggaTCACTAGTAGTGACAAACCCGCAGCAAAATAATCCCTCACTCTTCAGTTCTAATCAGCcatacagagcattttagcatctttcagctcgttgttttggttttatggcctgcagctcgactttttttttttttccgtgtcGAGTGGCAGCAGACTGCTATTTTCAGctgaaaagctctgataaatccactgtgcgctacctgcccagcagcaaacaATAGACAGAGTGACCAGATGTTGAACATAaaggagcatttagcagctagagaGAAAGATATCATCTTTAGGAGttgctggagagagaaaagggagttaaaagaagagtgaataatAGACCTATATTCATCAGGTCGAAAGAAACATGATGAATGCTAATGTCGCTCCGTGTGTAAATTGGCAACTCCTTCGCATCATGTTCACCATAACAACTGGATAAGATGtatgtgttgtgttcacagcttggCACAAAAAATCAATCAGTGAATATTTAAAGGTgtttaatggataatgaaacGACAATATAACCTCTACTTTAAGCAACAAAACTGCCAGGGATGAATTAAAACAGGGTTTAAGGGAGTAAAAAAGGACTGTACATTTTGAatgataatatataaataaatatacaatgaTAAGATGTGATTTGAGACAGAAAATCTACTGCAGCCCTTAAGCGCAGCCGTGTGAACAATCCTCACTAATCAAGAGGACTGTGTGCCCTTCCTTTCACAGCCTGGTGGTGTCACCTAAACTAAAGCCCAGCACTGATCCCCACCCACCACCCCTCCCTTCTAGTCACCACACCTCCGGTCCCCCTGTACATCCTGCCTCTCTGGTTTCTCCACTGCATCACACTAACCCCTTCTGCCACTCACAGACCACACCACCTCCCATATCCCCCTGCAaccctttcttctctctcctccagcacAACCCTTTCTATGAGGACATGCTAACCATTCATCCCCTAAAACCATTGCTGCCTCCTTTGCCCTATCTCTCCAGTTCCCGGCCCCCCATAGCTCAGCTCTTTCCGCAGGCGAGTAACCCTAACCCCATTGTTGCCCACGACAACCCGACCACACAGGACTCCATCATTGGCACAGATGCGAAGATTGACCTGATGGCCAAAGTTGAGAAACAACAGCATCCTCCTGCTGCCATCGAAAGGGAGAAACCTTTAAGCGAGAAGTCGTCCAACCCTTTTATGTCTGCTGGGGAGCTGGAGCCGGATTTAGAGTGGGACGAATCCTTTGAAGCATTTGCAGCTGGCAGGCTGCAGTCTCCCGAGGATCTGACCACAGATtgcaaaacacagcaaaacacaccCAGTGACTATCCACAAGAACACTGCAATAATAAAGGAACGTCACTACCCACAACAGATGCTGACCAGAACACAAATGTGAATGACGCACTACATCGTCAACCTTGCAGAAAATTCTTATCCGAAGCTCATAAAGCCACCAGTCTGGTGACCAACACTAACACACATCACCTTGACGCATTCGCACAATTCCTTGAAACAATCCCAGAACACAGGAGCTTTGAGAATGACAGCATAACTTTATATACATCTGCAGACTCACCAAAACTTGATGCTTGCACTGAAACTAATCAAGCTAACAGTACTACTAATACAAATGATATAACCAACACTAATATGCACCAAGCCCCGTGTCACACTTCATCTACACAGCTCAACAGCAGCTCCCCAGATCCTGGTTCAGCAGAAGAGGATTTCCTCTCCTGTGTTTCTTCTTATTCAGACAAATTTTCTGCATCCTCCTCCGGGGAAGCCGAGGCACAGAAGTTTGAAAGCGACATCCTGGGCTTTGAGAAATCCTCTGAGTCAGGTGAGGCTCAAATTTCAAAGCCctcaaaatctgaaaaatctgaCATTACTGACAGGCCAAATGATCAGTCTTCACTTGATGTAGCCCAGCAAACGGTTAGTAAGCAGCAGGACAGCGATGAAAGGGTAGATTCAAATGATTTGGGGGGGTCTTTGGCACCACAGTCCCCGGTACATCAGCAGCTGATGATCACTGCAAGAGAGATGGAAACTGAAGGTGCAGATGTTCAGACACTAAACATTTCTAATGTCATGTACCCTGACCTGTTGCCAAACCTGTCTGAACTACAACCCAAATCCAACATCTCTTCACAGTCCGACGATGAAAGTAGAGAGAAAGGCATAAATGAACTAAACAGCTCTATAGTGGACTTTTCTAAGGAGTTCAATGATAGCTCTGTAAATAACAGTACAGATGTTAAGAGTCTTGCGACTCTAGATGATGAACTCTCCTCCACACTCCCATCCTTATACATCATAACCTCCTCCCCTGAGATGAGGCAGAGTTCGTGGGCCTCACCCTTTGGGAGCACTAGTGTAGGAGGACAGGATGCTAGCCAGTGTTCTCTAGAACCATTTGGGGCTTTTGGAGATTTACTTAATACCCCTCCTGGGCAAGACCTAGACAACACACTACTGCACACTCGGATGTCTGATCAGAGCTCCAGCAGCTTTCTTCAAAGCCTTTATGTCAGCACCGACTCGCAGGATTACCAAACCTGTGAGTCTCACCCGTCCTCCAAGTGCTCCATGGTCTCAGAGCCAGACGCGACGCTACACTCTGCGAACTCAACGCTCTGCGTTGAGCTGAGTGAGATTCAGACGACTGCTGATGCCGCTGTGGGCTTAGAAGATTCCACTAGTGCATCCAAGCTATCTAAGAGAGAAATCAACCGAGCTGGCAGAGTTGAAGAATCCTCCTGTCAGACCGATGCTAAGACGGCAACTCTGGAGACAGATTTCATGATAGGGAATGATTTTGGTCTACAAGTTCTCCCTGCAACACTAACAGACTTTTACACGAGCTGTGATCCTAAGAGGCTCAGCGCAAGAGGTGTGGATGACGTGTTCTCAAAATGCCCTCAGGCCCAGTCGCTACACCGCTCCCAGTCTGAGGGCACACTGACGCCCGCCTTTGACGAACTCCTCCTGCCCTCTTTTGGGAGTGATCCCGGTGCAATACAGGAGTTGTCCTCGGCTCAGCCAGGCCCCGATCTCTCTTGTCTCACCTCCTTTGCTCCTTTTCTAACTCCTGAAATTAGTAGCTCCCCTGTAGCGCTCTGTTCCTTCCCTGCCCTTGCCACCGCTTCGGCGAGGTCACCATCCGGCACGGCACGAGCTGCTGTGCCAAAGCCTGAGGagacgcagcagcagcaggcagccaATCAGCAGAACAGGTGAGGTTGCACATGCTCAGTCCTCGGTGAAAAGGTGGAGGGGAAGCACTTTATCCAACTTCCAGAAATTTCTATCCTGTCGTCCCTTCAacctccctctgctgctctgcttctgccgctccttctttttttatcaCCAtgttaagacacacacacacacacacacacacacacacacacacacacacacacacacacacactggtgttAACAGGACTCCTCTGCAGGTGTCTTGTGTGTGTCCTGGCTCTGTGATAACAGGAGGGGAAACAGAGCCTCAGGCCAATTAGCAGTTATTATTTTGCCCCGATTCCTACCAAACACCCCCTCCCTCCCAAgacgcacacactcatacacatacacacacacacacacacacacacacgcctcccCCCTTCCCACAGGGCCAGCCAATGTGTTCTCGCACAGCCAAACTCATTTGCCAAAATCTCAACCAGAAACCAGGCTTCATACAAGGCAAAAAAGGTGTTGTTGTGTCACTGATAGCATTTCCTTTTCACCTCGGGGTAATAACACACAATTCTACATGTTTGATTGCACCGATGCATGCAATTAAGTCTTTCAGTTTTGAGctcatttaatttcaattttcacCAGTATTTTCTTTAATGAGGAGTCTTACACCTGTCTAACCTCCTTCACTCTTGATCACTAAAATGAAGAGTTCCCGGGAATTTAAAAGGGTCGATCTTTAGCATCCATGTCTGGTGTGTCATCCTGGAGGTCCACAGGACGATCTGGTGTGCTAAAATAATGGGTAAACCTGTAATACCTGGGCCAAAGAAAGACACGTGCGACAAAGACTGTGCTTGCGTGAATGCAAGTCAGTGCAGTAAGTAAATGAGAAGGAGGTTTGATACGATATATTTCCTTATAAATGCATGTCTTTCCTGTGTTATTGTAATGTTGTAGTTTGAGAATATCCTTCAAGTTGACCTGAACACAGAGCTGGTCTATCGGTGTTTGGCAGCTAAATGACCAGCGGGCAAACGATGTAATTAAACAGCAAGGCAGTGGCATCTTTTTagccttttgtcttttgtctgtcttcACATCCCAAGTTTTCCAAAGGAAACTGGGGTTGTGTTGTGTGcgattttcagaataaaagctcaATTGTAACCTTTTTAGCTTGCGACCCCGTGTAAACTAGAACAATGTCTGCTTGTGACCCCAGTGTACACATTAGGACTCACTCACTTTAACTGAAAAGTGATATGTTCCTTCTCACTTGATTTAATTTGAAGGCTTTTTAGGTCTGAACAAGTGAAAGACTCCagtatttcagaaaaaagaagcagacatttgagaaaagaagaaaaagctcaCATAATttgatgtaataaaaatatattttctttattctttatcctttttaatcatcttgtatagcagaaatacatttttctttatttcatatCCATTTTAATCATCTGTAGGCCATGAGATAcggctgaaagctccagaaaaagccaGAAATTGAACCTTGAGTTAATAGTCTTTTATCACtgatattaaaacattatatactacataaattaaaaaaaccttaaGTATCACCTACAGTCACAAGCATGTTTAGCTATATTTAGCCCAAAACTGTGTCAGTGGCCAGCGGAAGGAAAAAGGGATGTCAACTCTTTATTCACCAAATTCAGTTCCTCTTCATCAGTTTAATTTTGTACGATCATTTCATACACGGCCAATGGCCATGATGTACAATGCGGCGAGACGAGTAGCTGCTTTTAGCCACAGATGTCCAAGACCTGTAGACCTCCAGTGTGGCAACCAGATTGGGTCCCTTACATCACTCGGAAGTATAAATCTAAAACCTCCACACAGGTGACGCCGCTGTATCAAGTGGAAGACCTGACTGTATGTAATGTGCGTATTTCTGGTCATTGTCCTTTCCAGCCCCCACCCAGTGAAGCCCCTGACCACTGCCATGCTGGCTGAGGAGAAGCGGACTGAGGGCCGGTCAGTGCTGGCTACCGGGCTGGAGAAGCTCAAGTCCACCATCCACCCGGGAAGGAGCAGCCAGCTCAGCGagcaggagacagacaggaagaaggTGCAGTATACCTGCATTATAATCATGTGAATAACAGTGCAATGCAATATTCATTCGTATTTTAGGGTCAGTAGTCATAACTTGTGTTTAGATTTATGTGATCTGTATGACTGATAAATGTTAAAGTCACTCGTCTTCACTGCTGACACAAATTCCCACTTGTTTTAGTGGTAGGGCTCAACAATATATCAATATTGACATATCAATTtgcagctgcattaaaacagaGGAGGGTACAACCTAATAATGGGAGTAGTGAATGAAAAAAGtggcacatttaaaaagaaaatctgtataTAATTATAGGCAATTGTTACAACGAAccattaatgtgaaaaaaaatcagttgtatcttcatgaaaatgtaaatatttggtttttttgtttgttttattgttaaaaggCTTTACTCTCATAACTTACAGTTTAATAATTGTGCTTTAGTGTACGTATAAttaatgtttgataaatgaaaatgtaaatgttcccTGCATCACTGGCAACTGTTTGAGACAATATGTATGGCTATTATTGTCATAAGGAGCAAGAGATTAATGAAATACATTATTGTTTATATTGAAAGAATTCATccaatttatattttatgtaatggGGACATTAAAATCTGTCTCTGGTAGACATTCATTTagagtgtaattttttttctctgtcattatAGAAAACACAGATccctttgatttaattttaatttaatttaatttaacacaaCATTCAAACACTGATTAAATGGAAATCCAATTCATAAAGGATGTTGCATTTTCTGTATTCAACACTCAGTGCTGAAGTGGTCTTTTGTCTCGGGATAAATCCTCTGGTGCAcagaaaagtgtgtttttgctttttttccccccctaaaTTTCTGGTTTATTGAGAATAAACTGACCTAATTAGCACAAGCAGTGACTGCACTCATGGCTGAACAAACAAGTGGCTCCACCTAGACAAACCTAAACTTCATCAACAGGAAACGGAAGACGTCACactcttcttttaatttgtctctgctttctttctccccGCCACCTGTCCGTCCAGTCTCTGACAGAGGGTGCGGGCTCCTACTACCACCTGACCCACAGCGAACTGGTCGCCCTGGTGGTGCAGCGGGAGGCGGAGCTGGAGAGGCAGAAGGCCGAGTCCGAGCGCCAGAGAGTTTTGCTGGCCAAGCGGGAGGTGGAGCTGAAGAAGCTGAAGCCGCAGGTCAGAGATCTGGAGGACTACATTGACACGCTGCTGGTGCGCATCATGGAGCAGAAGCCCACTCTCCTGCAAGTGCGCTCCAAGTTCAAGTGACGAAGGGGGCGGAAGGGGTTTGCAGTTCAGTCCTCATCTGTTCACTCTTACCTCCACAACAGCGCTTTAGTCTTTTCACTGCTATGCCGTCCTTTTTGATACAAATATTTAGGCACTTGAGAGACGTCGAGGCGATGTTTTCCGGTCGGCATGCTTTACTGTACTGAAACGCGTTCTCGTCAAAAGGTTTGGTTCGGGTGGTTCTGAATGTAGCGGGTCCTCAGGTTGTTTTCAGGTTCACACAGCCAGTTGGTTTTAAGCCCTCAGAGGAGTGAGCCCAGTGGGTTTAAAACCCAGATGCTTCCACGTTGGGGTCCTGATTGTAGAAACACTGATTCCTCCTTTTCACCTCACACGTCACTTCTATCACCTTAtcacaaaagagagaaactgtaGGGTTTCAATCCATAACAAAGTATACACTTCTTCTAAAGGGTTGCAAGTCTGTCGGGAAAGGAGCCACGctggtggttttgcatgttttagtccAATAATCACAAATTGTCAGATCAATACTGGCCTTTTCCATAGCGTGCCGTCGGTTTTTAGATGGATTTACCTTCTTTCGGGGCAGCCATTGGTGTCCGTTTATGTCAGTGCAGCATTTCATccatttagtctatgaaatttcaaaaaaccCTACAGTTCATAACCCAAAGAAATTTGACTTAAAATGATACAACAAGTCCCTTCATTGTAATCATTTTCTGAAGATCActcaatcgactaatcatttcaggtTCTTCTTAAATTTTGCTTTAGAAAATACTCAGCCTGAGTGTCGAGCGTACGCGGTTTCTGTTTCGTGAGTAAAACGTGCAAAACCATCAATATGTTTCTCATGTATTTTCTGTAATGATGTGACTGGTGTCACTTTTtccagatatatatatatacacatgtcTACACATGTTGTTTTGGATTGACACTCTGCAGATGTTCCTTGATGAGTATCGAGTGCTCTGACTAGTTTTTGAAACTACAAACCAAATGCGCGGTGTGAGAGTTCCGCCGCGTCACATGCACATTACTGGGAACTGACTGTAGCTGATGAATGTTCAAAAGTGTTCTTAGCCAGCGAGTGAATGGTTTTATTTCCCACGCACGGTAAGTGCTGTTTATCCTTTGCTCgttccttcctcttctcccctctcctttctcttctttctgttcCACGGGCATGTCTTGAGATTACCCATAATGCTCAGCCGCATAAGCTAACCGTTTTTGTTGTATGGGTCGCTGTGTTATCAGGTGAAGACAGTATCACTCCGTATCCGAAACGGTACCAAGATCGGCCATCACCGCTGCCCCGATCTCATGCGTCTGCTGTCCCGCGTGTGCGTTATCGACACGACTCCACCGCATTGAGAAGATGCCTGCGACATGCTGGTACTTGACTCCCGCTCCCTCGGCGTCTGTGCGTGTCACATCCGCTTCTGCTCAGACAAGCATAGCACTACTGCTTTCAGGTGTTATAAAGggatactgtatatactgcatTTTACAGCATATATATGCCGTGTGGAAATGCCAAATGCTgccttatttttgttttgtttcgacGTTCATTAAAAATCGAGCACTTCATTTTACCTGTTGGGGCCTGGGGCAggttttgaaaaagaaaagccatcTGTTcgccgaaaaaaaaaaaatgttcttcttcttcttcttcttctttttttttattttttcacttcttcTGACGCTTTGTTATGATATCGTTTTAGATCActgcacaaaaataaattgtatgCATACCAGTAGAAAATGAGCAGCAACAGTGATTTCCtgtgaaatgccaaaaaaaaaataaaataataaaaagcctTGAAACTTAATCTATGGAGCAGATTGATACACCATAAAGTATTCTGATATGATGCCACTTTTAACAGCATTTGTGGATGTCCTTGCACTACTTAACCATCAGAACATAACTCTACTGTACCCGTCTGTCTGATATCGGTATAGTTAGACCTACTTCACACCGTACTGCACTTTCTGATCGCTCTGTGACTTAAGCACCTGGCCTACTTtgacaccaccaccaccaccaccaccaccaccacgacTAGCCAGTGAGCTTGAAGCATACGGAAGGATCCAAAACCGTCTTGTCATCGCAGTCCTGCTGTGCGACTGCAATACCAAGAGCATAGATGACTGTAGAGACATATCAAATGTGACTCGGCACTCATGAAGCGCAAGAATAAGCGTCCTCTTCCATGtcttccatttaaaaaagttttttttatttaagtttaaacTGATTGTATTTTGTCCTTGATTGTGTAGCTGGTGGAATGTGCTTAAGGTAGTATGTAAGATTGGAAAGTTTACAAGTCGTGATGCAATTCTGTTTCacaaattttgtatatttaataaagaatattttgtgtttcttgctcACTGTATGTTTGgttgtaaaactttttttggggggtgtgtttgtgtgtgttttcctccatGGCTGACTGTGGTAAGTCTTTGTTTACAGCGAGTTTTCATGTTTGCACTTAGGGTTGGTTTCTGATAACTTGTTCCATTTTGCATTTGGTTCCAAGTTGGTAAAACTCCTGGCTttattcagctctttttttccttcgtCTCCCTTTTGttagcaaagaaaaatgtataaaacattgAGGTggtaatttaaataaacaagcttctagttttagttatttttgtttctgtctttggaTTTGAGGTAGTTAATGTAAAGTTATTTACAcgtttttttgctgaaaattgtTTGCTACATCTgatcagcatttaaaaacaaattctgtgGTTACACCTGTTTTACCTGCCATCTATCAGTCCTATAGTGAGGAGAGCCAGTAAAAATCTAGTCCAGTGGCGATATTGTGAATAGAGAAAATGTGTGGACATTTGGATAATGCAACAACTTTAAATGTAACTACTCAAACTACATCTAATTTCAATACAGCTAAAATCCTGTCATAGGGCACTAATGATATCACAAGCAGAGCTctagccaggattttagaaaaacCGCCCaatgatttttcacattttatttattggtaACTCTATAATTATATGTCCTGACAATTTTAtttcccttcatgaaggttcaAATGCCGTTTCAAGGCCCTCCTCACATTGCCAGGGATAACAACCTGTTGGAGAAATACTGCACCCTTTAAGTACTGACAATCAAGggtgaaatatctgaaaaaacaacattttaaaaaagtgtatgTGGTGCACAATCGTGtttactgtaaaagtaaaattggTGTTTTCACACGTAGAATAACAGAAAATTGGTCAATCTG
Coding sequences within:
- the rab11fip5a gene encoding uncharacterized protein rab11fip5a isoform X1; this translates as MYDLVMKDKGASTFSKLKERMRGKRRSSDDDSSSAVLPGGYGSLYRMRHRLPSDGGGEEDYEDDEGGEARRSKMRTFFLRGKLRKSSDTRSSTSLGSESSESSSRGGSLSPTAGISVVVSDLSNSPSNSSNLTADNSPEHTANTSPKSSSLKCEFGDEVGEITIAVPQLTVSFNGSHAYSVQPLDPGSGKPADALGLGPLQKSLPLSMSLQNLSPRADTDARKGPAGDGRRWSFDKPGKEEKAAIAAALEQSGPLQAEEEECLTQAALPKAASTAELESHGKKQRRNLFSHGLSQSKDGSEQAPAATEEKHKGWFGSKDSHSKPSLVVSPKLKPSTDPHPPPLPSSHHTSGPPVHPASLVSPLHHTNPFCHSQTTPPPISPCNPFFSLLQHNPFYEDMLTIHPLKPLLPPLPYLSSSRPPIAQLFPQASNPNPIVAHDNPTTQDSIIGTDAKIDLMAKVEKQQHPPAAIEREKPLSEKSSNPFMSAGELEPDLEWDESFEAFAAGRLQSPEDLTTDCKTQQNTPSDYPQEHCNNKGTSLPTTDADQNTNVNDALHRQPCRKFLSEAHKATSLVTNTNTHHLDAFAQFLETIPEHRSFENDSITLYTSADSPKLDACTETNQANSTTNTNDITNTNMHQAPCHTSSTQLNSSSPDPGSAEEDFLSCVSSYSDKFSASSSGEAEAQKFESDILGFEKSSESGEAQISKPSKSEKSDITDRPNDQSSLDVAQQTVSKQQDSDERVDSNDLGGSLAPQSPVHQQLMITAREMETEGADVQTLNISNVMYPDLLPNLSELQPKSNISSQSDDESREKGINELNSSIVDFSKEFNDSSVNNSTDVKSLATLDDELSSTLPSLYIITSSPEMRQSSWASPFGSTSVGGQDASQCSLEPFGAFGDLLNTPPGQDLDNTLLHTRMSDQSSSSFLQSLYVSTDSQDYQTCESHPSSKCSMVSEPDATLHSANSTLCVELSEIQTTADAAVGLEDSTSASKLSKREINRAGRVEESSCQTDAKTATLETDFMIGNDFGLQVLPATLTDFYTSCDPKRLSARGVDDVFSKCPQAQSLHRSQSEGTLTPAFDELLLPSFGSDPGAIQELSSAQPGPDLSCLTSFAPFLTPEISSSPVALCSFPALATASARSPSGTARAAVPKPEETQQQQAANQQNSPHPVKPLTTAMLAEEKRTEGRSVLATGLEKLKSTIHPGRSSQLSEQETDRKKSLTEGAGSYYHLTHSELVALVVQREAELERQKAESERQRVLLAKREVELKKLKPQVRDLEDYIDTLLVRIMEQKPTLLQVRSKFK